ttgcatatattaaaaaaattcattttttggaATTGTAGATAAATGTTCACTTAAAAAACAATCCAAAttacatttttttgtaattttaaaaacagatttgtgATTAAAATTTATTTTATAAAATTTTCATATTTTATAAAAAACAGATAACAAATGTACAGTTTTTTAAGAAATAAAATCATGTTTTAAAATAGAACAACCGAAAACCCAAAAAATTGCTCCATACAACATCTAGTCGAGTTACTACAGTATTGGGCCATGCTACTATTGTGTGCGTCAGATAGTTACAGTGGTCGTCGAGGAATGCCAATCGAGTCACTAATGTACCCGGTCGAGTCGGCCCATTGGCCAGTGGGGCGCGTCCTGTATGAAATAGGGACAGTTTGATGCACAAAGCATCCAATAGGAGCTCCGGACATGAGGACTCAACAGAAGCCGATTGAAGTTGTCTAAAAAAAGCCGACATAATGCAAGGCTTCACCACAATACTGCGTTTAAAAAAAATACTATCAaacatgcccatgcgttgcaacgggagaaaagaaATCACCCCTCATACACATTCGACGACATCAACAAATCCATCGAAATTTTTCACGATGCCATGCAACAAAGAACATGATAGGTGGTGTTGCGCAAAAAATAAAGGTGGAATGATTTTTAGTGCACTCAaggtgtttcaaaaaaaaaattatggGCATAATTTCAAAAATAATGGAAATCAATGTTAAGCCACTTGTTTACATAAATGGGATAGGAAACAAATATAATAGACATTTTTAAAATACCCCATATAAATTTTAGATGATTGAAATGCAAGATAATAGTAAATTTGAAATCTACATATTTTTCCAAGGgatattcatatataacatgttagatTTAGTTAGGGTTTGAAAGATATGAATGTTTTAAAAAGCATTTGAATCTGCCCAAAAAATAGAGAAAGGTTAAACAAATAGCTGCTAATAAGAATCCGGAGAGAAAGGAAAGGAAAATGGGAGGAGGGGGGGAACCAACGTCTCCCATGTGGCACAGTGCGTGCTCGCGTGCTTGTGATTTATTAGGGGATTGACGAATATGAACCAAAGGCTACGACCGATGCAGTGAAACAAAACGTTTTTCCACTTAGCGGTGGGATTAGATGTAATTTGTGGCAACTTTAAGGGCAATTCTACGACGGACGGACGGGCAAAAATGTTTGTTCCTTTATTAGTATGTGTATAGATATCGGAAGGANNNNNNNNNNNNNNNNNNNNNNNNNNNNNNNNNNNNNNNNNNNNNNNNNNNNNNNNNNNNNNNNNNNNNNNNNNNNNNNNNNNNNNNNNNNNNNNNNNNNNNNNNNNNNNNNNNNNNNNNNNNNNNNNNNNNNNNNNNNNNNNNNNNNNNNNNNNNNNNNNNNNNNNNNNNNNNNNNNNNNNNNNNNNNNNNNNNNNNNNNNNNNNNNNNNNNNNNNNNNNNNNNNNNNNNNNNNNNNNNNNNNNNNNNNNNNNNNNNNNNNNNNNNNNNNNNNNNNNNNNNNNNNNNNNNNNNNNNNNNNNNNNNNNNNNNNNNNNNNNNNNNNNNNNNNNNNNNNNNNNNNNNNNNNNNNNNNNNNNNNNNNNNNNNNNNGTCTCCCATGTGGCACAGTGCGTGCTCGCGTGCTTGTGATTTATTAGGGATTGACGAATATGAACCAAAGGCTACGACCGATGCAGTGAAACAAAACGTTTTTCCACTTAGCGGTGGGATTGGATGTAATTTGTGGCAACTTTAAGGGCAATTCTACGACGGACGGGCAAAAATGTTTGTTCCTTTATTAGTATGTGTATAGATATCGGTAGGACATCTTAGATTTGCTTAATCTAAAAAAGAACAAATGGATAGACAGCCGGACACAGAACGAACAGTCAAAATGAAAATAAAACTACACTAAAAATCAAACTTGCCTTCTTGTTACTCTGATTGTATGTCGCTTGTTAGAGATTGAAAATTACACCCAACCAATAATAATGAAAAGGGACAACCGCAAATGCCGTCATCACACCGAACGCTTAAGACCATCACTCACCCCTTCAGACGAGATCTATAAATCATGTGGCAACATTTGTTAGAGGATCACACAGTCTAGTACATGGTTGCAATTTATCACCACCGGTTCAGGGGATTGGAGAAACCGAATAATGCCGTTATACAACACATAAAATGATGTGGAAGTAGTCGGACCAATGGCCAACCAATAGCTCGTTCTTGAAATACACACTAACTGCCAAGATTTGAAGAGAACCAACATATCTCAGGTCACAAACTCTCATAGACCCTTCGTGGACGCCGGATTGGACGTCGTCGCCAACACCTCATTTATGTTGATAGGAGAACAAAAGCCTAaaactacccacagtgggagtaacatagttggtaacatcacacatctctagACAAAACAGATGATGTGGCGAGTAATTAATGAGAAGAGAGAGACATgcggtaacatagctagttactgtaacatcacacgtatcaagACAAGATAaatctacaacctaataaatgaagtgttgcatgacacgacacatatgttactccccactataaaggtagtaacatagactagtaacatatgcatgttattagtctaagttactacccattgtgactagtctaagaAAAAAAAAGACAGATCGGTCAACACACCTTTTGCCGCCGTCCAGGCCGTCGGACGAGGAAGAAGGGGAGTGGGGGACCGAGTCGGTGATGTGTAGAAAAGCCGCGACGGCGGCGGCTAGAATTGGGAGTCATGGACGGTATCTCGGCGGCGGCTAGAATTGGGAGTACTGGTGTCAATATTAGCGAGGGCTATTTGCTATATGTAGGGGGCCTGCCCATACGATCGCATTGTTGAACGTGCCCTATCGTCCGCCCTTCTCTTCTCACTCACAGGCCGCCGAATACGACCACCCCCACATGTGGCCAACGGAACAAGGAGACGGTTTATCCTTCTTCTCCGCGGAAACGACGAGAACGGCCAGCGTGCGGACGACGCAGAAATGCCAAAATGTATACAACGCGCCCATGTCAGTCTCTGCGTCTCTACCTCTCTGGCTACATCGCACTGAGAGATAAAGAGAGTGTGTGCCCACGCTGCCGCAGCTGTACACCGCCTGTCCAACTCGACCGGCGAATCGGCGATGGCCGGCGCGGCGCCTCACGTCATGGTGCTGCCGTTCCCGGCGCAGGGCCACGTCACCCCGCTCATGGAGCTGTCGCACCGCCTCGTCGACCACGGCCTTCGGGTCACCTTCGTCTGCACCGAGCCCATCCGCAAGCTTCTTCTCGATGCCCTCGCCGACAACAAGAAGGCGCTGGACGGCATCCGCCTCGTCTCCGTACCGGACGGTCTGGCCGACGGCGACAGCCACAGGGACCTAGGCAAGGTCCTGGCGGGGGTCTTGGGGCGCGTGCCGGGCTACGTGGAGGAGCTCATCAGGAAGGCGGAGGCGTCCGAGGAGAAGAAGGTGCGGTGGCTCGTCGCCGACGCCACCATGGCGTGCTGCTTCCAGGCCGCGAGGAGTCTCGGCGTCCGGGTCGCTTCCGTCTGCCCGTCGTCCGCGGCGTGCCTTGTCACGTCGCTTAGGATTCCCCAGCTCATACAGGATGGTTTCTTCGACGACAAAGGTGCCTGCTCCACTGCATTAATTTTCTTGTTTTATCCATGCTTACTGCTATACTTCCTTGTTCCTTTCTGCTTGACATATAAGATTTGTCTTCgagtcaaacttcataaaaattGATCAAGTTTAaataaaaaagtatcaacatttacAATATTAAGTCCACATCATTATTATTCATGTTATCATTAATTAACTTTCATATTGTATATCGTCatttcttggagatttattcgttACTGGCACTAAATTTTACTCCCTTGAGAAGTCTCAAATCTATTGCCGCAGAGAAATGCAGTTTTTTTCGATCCAATTGACAAACCAAAACGTGCAGGCTTCCCGAAGAGACACGGGACGTTCGAGCTCGCCCCCGGTATGCCGCCACTCCGTCCGACGCAAATGACATGGAACATCGACGGCGCCCTCGAAGGACGTCGGGCAGCTTTCGAACTGGCGTTCGGGATTGCTCAGGTGACCGACCTCGCTGAGATAGTCATGTGCAACTCGTTCCACGAGGCCGAGACCGGGGCGTTCGAGCTGTGCCCGGACATAATGCCCATCGGCCCGCTGTTCGCCGACCAGGAGCTCCGGAAGCCCGTCGGGCAGTTCTGGCCGGAGGACGCGAGCTGCTTGGAATGGCTGGACGCGCAGCCCGAAGGCTCCGTCGTGTACGTGGCGTTCGGCAGCTTCACCATCTTCGACCCGCGGCAGTTCCGGGAGCTGGCCGAGGGGCTGGAGCTCACCGGCCGGCCGTTCCTGTGGGTGGTGCGCCCGGACTTCACCTCCGGCGGCCTCAGCAAGGCGTGGTTCGACGAGTTCCAGAAGCGCGTCGCCGGCATCGGGATGATCGTCAGCTGGTGCCCCCAGCAGCAGGTGCGCACGCGGTGCACTGCCAAGAACTGTAGCATCATGTCATGCGTTTTGGGGTCCAGCCATGATCTCCATGCTATCTCGACGGACATGCAGGTTCTGGCGCATCCCGCGGTGGCATGCTTCGTGTCGCACTGCGGTTGGAACTCGACGATGGAGGGGGTGAGGAACGGCGTGCCCATCGTGTGCTGGCCCTACTTCTCCGACCAGTTCGCGAACCAGAGCTACATTTGCGACATTTGGAGGACTGGTTTGGACGTGACACATGGAGACGATGGcgtcgtgaccaaggaggaggtgaAGGACAAACTGGAACGGCTCACCGGCGACAAGGGGATTGCGGAGAGGGCGCGAATGCTCAGGGATGCAGCTCGCAAGAGCGTCAACGAGGGAGGTTCCTCGTACGAGAATTTCAAGAGATTTGTTGATCTCCTGACGGAGTGAGCTGCACCATTTCACTCTTCCTAGACTTCTAGTATCTTTATCGTGGCATCCTGAGATAGGGGATCGAGAACAGATATTGGTCTGCCGAGCATCTCCAATGAATCCTCGTTCCGTAATATTTTTCTGGTATTGAAGGAGGGAGATGACTTGCTCTCAATATGCCCCCGCCACGCCAAACCACTGTCAGACCGTCGTTAGGGAGCCGCCAAACAACCGTCGTACACCTGTTGCAGTCATCAGACCGCCGTCGCCACCGAAGCGCCGCCACGCCATCAATGACTGATTGACAAGTGGGTCTTCTATGTTAGATTGGTTATTGGGAGGGGGGGTACTAGGGCTCTGCTGGAGCGTTCATCCCCAATAACCGGAAAAGTGTTATGGAGACAAAAGGAAGGAGGAGGGTGTATGGTTGTGCTGCCCATTCTGATCCGACGTTCTATGGGACTTGCAAGCTGCACTGAATGTTCATTGGTCTATTTTCTGCCAATGCATCAAGCTCGACCATCGGCACAGAAGATCAAATGAGCAAGCTGTTTTGCCCGGCGATGGCAATGATTTGTCCGAAGATGGCGGCGAAAGCAGTAGTACGTTGCATTTTATCTCTTATATTCAGGGTCTTGTTTGTAAAAAGAAAGGATGTGATTATAATATTTTTTTATTTGATtatcttttttgtagtgttgtatCACCTTTTGATATTACAACAGCCTCGGGGACCTTCTGGTCCCTTCCTGTGTTATAAAGGAAAAAAAGTCCAGCACGTGGTGCAACCAATGAATTATTTGGCGTGTTGTTCTTGGTCACGTATGCATTTGCATGGCGCCCATTCGACTGACAAAAGATAGATAATGCTCGGTACACACGTGAGCCATATATTTTCGTTTTGCTTCCGCTAACTGTATGTTCTTCCTTTCCGTTTCCGTTACGTATTTTTGGATATATATATGAGATGCTGGTGTCCGTGCCCATTCCCAGCTGTTCCTGTTGGCCACACATTGCAGCAGTAGGCGCAcgcggagggagggaggggggccaGCCATGGCGAAGGGTCACGTGCTGGTGCTGCCCATGCCGTGCCAGGGCCACGTCGTCCCGCTCATGGAGCTCTCGCACCGCCTCGTCGACCACGGCTTCGAGGTCACCTTCGTCAACACCGAGGTGGACCACGCGCTCGTGCTCGCCGCCATGGCGCCGGACGACGGCGCCGCGCTGCGCGGCATCCACCTCGCCTCCATCCCGGACGGGCTGGCCGACGACGAGGACCGCAAGGACCTCAACAAGCTCGTCGACGCCTACCCGCGGCACATGCCGGCCTACCTGGAGGCGCTGGTCGGGGAAATGGAGGCGGCCGGGAGGCCCAGGGTGAAGTGGCTCGTCGCCGACTTCAACATGGGCTGGTCGTTCGAGGTCGCCAAGAGGCTCGGCATCCGGGTCGCCTCCTTCTGGCCGGCGTCCGCGGCGTGCCTCGCTATCATGCTCAAGATCCCCGAGCTGATAGAGCAAGGCGTTCTCAACGACAAGGGTAACCATCTCCTTTTGGTCTTCCTTAATTGTGAATGATTGCGATCGAATATTCTACTGTACTGTAGGATGGCCGGAGCGGCAGGAGACGCTGCGGCTCGCCCCGGGGATGCCACCGCTCCACACGTCGCTCCTGCCGTGGAACAACGCCGGCGCCCCCGACGGACAGCACATCATATTCCAGCTCGTGTGCCGGAACAACAAGTTCAGCGCCCACGCCGAGATGACCGTGTGCAACTCGTTCCACGACGCCGAGGCCGGCGCGTTCAAGCTCTTCCCCAACATCCTCCCCATCGGCCCGCTCTTCGCCGACAAGGGGTTCCAGAGGTCCGTCGGCAGCTTCTTGGCGGAGGACACGAGCTGCCTCAAATGGCTGGACGCGCGACCTGACGGCTCCGTCGTGTACGTGGCCTTCGGGAGCATGGCCATCTTCGACCCGCGCCAGTTCGAGGAGCTGGCCGAGGGGCTGGAGCTCACCGGCCGGCCGTTCCTGTGGGTAGTGCGCCCGGACTTCACCGCCGGCCTGAGCAAGGACTGGCTCGACGAGTTCCAGCAGCGCGTCGCCGGCACCGGCATGATCGTCAGCTGGTGCTCTCAGCAGCAGGTCCTTGCGCACCAAGCGGTGGCGTGCTTCGTGTcgcactgcgggtggaactcgACCATGGAGGCGGTGAGAAATGGCGTGGCGGTCCTGTGCTGGCCCTACTTCTGCGAGCAGTTCCTGGACCGGAGCTACATCACCGACGTGTGGAGGACCGGCCTCGCCGTGTCCGCCGGCGAGGATGGTGTTGTGACGAAAGAGGAGGTGAGGTGCAAGCTGGAAAGTGTCATCGGCGACGCGGACTTCAGGAAGTGGGCTCGGCGGCTAAAGGACACCTCCTGGAGGTGCATCAGCGAGGGCGGCTCCTCACACAAGAATTTCGCTAGATTTGTGGACCTTCTAAGTGAATGAACCCAAAGCATCCGGTATCTGTTTGTGCAATTAGTTTGCATTATTATTTCAATGAAATTAATTGTATATAACATgtatatttgaatttttttgagggTTGTATATTTGAATTAATGATACTATCAAAACTGAAAACATATATGATGTACTATTGtatattgtaaaatatttattgtATGTTGGGTTGGGTCTTTCCCACGTACTCCTCGTGCATAATTACATGTTAAGGTTGTATCTACTGTGTTAAAAAAAGGTTGTATCTTACCGAGAGAAATAAGTTAGTTGGGATCACTTTTACAACACAACTAAGTGATGATTTTTTTTTCTCACGAAGCAACCCACAAGCAACGCAAGAGATGAAATTCTTTCCTCTGAcacatcctatatacctaagagaccCATCCCCACTAATCTATTTATCTTAACATTCAAACTATCCACATCATCAAGTGGGCCTCATGTGTAAAATGCTTTTCCACATGGCATTGCTATTTAGTACAGGGCGTTCAGCTCTCTCTTTCGTCTCCCTGTTCAGTTTCCTTCGTTATACTGTCTGGTCTAAACAAATGAATCGCAGGTAATCAATTTTCCCATAACCTTCCCACGCCTACGCCACTGACCCCAGGTAATCAATTTTCCCACGTACCTATTCATCTTCATCGTCTAAAAAACTACTCCACCACTCGTCGCCTTAGTTCGCCTCCTCCAACAGACCACAACAGATGCAGAAATTTAAATGTGAAGTTGATTATGAGAAAGAAACTGATGGGATAACCGAGGAGTCTTCTACACTTTtcatactacctccgtctaggtgaataagtcattcgcgtagttctaggtcatcgatttgaggaattaaatatgtattatatgtcatGAAAAATATATCACTAGATTTttacacggatgtagtttctaaatatatattttttgtcacatataatatatatttagatagttaaatcgtcgacctagaactatgcgaatgacttattcaccgagacggaggtagtagtacaaATCGCCCCTCGTGGGATCTCCATTCTGGAATCATCGCTTGCTGCCTCACAGGTCTTCTCGTTCCTCACTCACAACCGCATCAAAGAAAGGTCGGTAAAAATCCCACCTTCTGCTTGGGTCTTCCGAACTTCCGAACGCTGGTGTGGTGCCTGCGTGGTCGACGTAGCATCTGCGGTGCCAACTTCTCCTTTCCCTTCTCAGTCAGTCAGTCTTCGTTCCAGCGAAGGTAGCGTCGCGCGCGTTGCTGGGAGGCTGGTTCCTGTTGTTTCACCGGAATCAGACCAGCCGCTGGGGTCCCGAGTTGCCTTTCTTTCGTCCTGGGAAGAACTCTTTTAGCGACACTGGCCTTAGCCATGGATCGGACGCGACGCCGGGCAGGAACCATTCTCGCGTGCTTCGGGCCAGGCGGCGGGGAAGAGGAGGCGATGGAGCACCAGGCACTGCCCATGCTGGGAACGGCGCAGCGGCGGTGCACCATGATGAAGACGAGGGCGGctcccccgcccccgccccgcGCATACAAGGGCTACGTCGACAGAAGCCCACACACTGGTCTCGGCCTGCAGAAGGTCGCCGTTACGGCGTTACCTCGACCTCCACAATGATGGCGTCCGGGGGCAGCGAGAGGGACTGCTAAATGTCCTCCATACGCCTGGTGTGTTCAGCTGCAAAAGTCACACCAACAAAACGCACTACAGCACGGAGGAACAAGAAGGGCAAATGGCGCCGAGAACGATGACTAGAGGCAAGAGCTTTGATCTTGACCAGGCAGATTATTAAAAAAAAACTGACCCGGCAGCTCCTATTTAGCTGTATGtaaacttgatatatgttttgccgTGCAGATTTATGACAACTGGGAGGAAGCAGATTCTCTACGGGGCCTTGAGTATTTCTGTTCCATGTATGGTCCTACGATCTGCGCTTTCTACATGTTGTCAGATTCAAGAAAAATGGATTGATAACGGCAACGTTAATGCCCTCTTTCTGTTTATTTGACAACACACATGAGCTATTTTGATTTAAAATGTATGCATGAGGTCTTCACTCTTCAGTAGTAATAGTTAGGTATATATGCATCTAATAGGAACAACGAGATTAGCTGTATAGAATCAACTTATCTTCTTAGCAAGATGACTTGAACGCTTCCTTTTTAATATATAAATCTatatttgcaaaatcctttttttCCTCTGAAACACCACAAATTTGATACCGTTCTTCTTTTACATTTGACCCTGAATACGCACAAAGTTTATATTTTACAtgttccgcagcaacgcgcggggcatgATCTAGTTGATAAAACCATGCACAATTTAGCAAATTTGACACGTAAACGTTTAAACAAAAAAAAAGCGCCAGAACATCCTTTTCGGAGCATGAGAGGATAACATGCTTGGCCAAAAAGGTGATTTAATACTGGCTGCAGCAAGTTAATGGCCATGACGAATAAAAGTGGTGATAGTGGATATCCCTAACGAATCCCTCGCTCGCCTAAAACTTCTTACCAGCCACCCCATTCAACAGAACCACATACGTGCTAGATGAAAGAATGCCTTGAATCTAACCTGGTCACCTGCCAATTATCGAATCCAGACCGATGAAGAATTTGAATAATCACGCATAATGCTCTATAATATAAAAGCTTTGGCAAAATCTAGTTTGAGAAAGACAATCTCTTTTCCATAAGGCCTACATTCATGCAACTGAAAGACCATTTGAAATAATCTTGAATGATGTAGTACTCGATAAACCCATACCTATTCTTGTGGACTAACGGAAGAATGTCATGGATTAGAGATGACCAACAAGCAAGTTTGTCAGCAAATTCAAAGCAAAGAAATCATCATGTTgtcatcaagggttttaggagagtTATCACTTGGTATCAAAGTAATTATGGAATCATTAATACATGTAAGAGATCAATGACTCCTACATGAAAATCAGCACATATGTTGTAAAAGAAAACTTCAATTATTGGCAAACATGCTTTGAGAAATATACCGTTAAATCCATTTGGTACGAACACTTTGTCGGAGGGAATAGTAGAATAGATGCAACTACATCACCAATTTCCTTTTCAAAGAAAGGAGCAGACAAATCGTGGAGGCAATCAATGGTTTGAAAAGGATTACTTCGGACTCATTTCACTCACATAACATAAAAAA
This window of the Triticum aestivum cultivar Chinese Spring chromosome 5D, IWGSC CS RefSeq v2.1, whole genome shotgun sequence genome carries:
- the LOC123122884 gene encoding UDP-glycosyltransferase 83A1 encodes the protein MAGAAPHVMVLPFPAQGHVTPLMELSHRLVDHGLRVTFVCTEPIRKLLLDALADNKKALDGIRLVSVPDGLADGDSHRDLGKVLAGVLGRVPGYVEELIRKAEASEEKKVRWLVADATMACCFQAARSLGVRVASVCPSSAACLVTSLRIPQLIQDGFFDDKGFPKRHGTFELAPGMPPLRPTQMTWNIDGALEGRRAAFELAFGIAQVTDLAEIVMCNSFHEAETGAFELCPDIMPIGPLFADQELRKPVGQFWPEDASCLEWLDAQPEGSVVYVAFGSFTIFDPRQFRELAEGLELTGRPFLWVVRPDFTSGGLSKAWFDEFQKRVAGIGMIVSWCPQQQVLAHPAVACFVSHCGWNSTMEGVRNGVPIVCWPYFSDQFANQSYICDIWRTGLDVTHGDDGVVTKEEVKDKLGQGHVVPLMELSHRLVDHGFEVTFVNTEVDHALVLAAMAPDDGAALRGIHLASIPDGLADDEDRKDLNKLVDAYPRHMPAYLEALVGEMEAAGRPRVKWLVADFNMGWSFEVAKRLGIRVASFWPASAACLAIMLKIPELIEQGVLNDKGWPERQETLRLAPGMPPLHTSLLPWNNAGAPDGQHIIFQLVCRNNKFSAHAEMTVCNSFHDAEAGAFKLFPNILPIGPLFADKGFQRSVGSFLAEDTSCLKWLDARPDGSVVYVAFGSMAIFDPRQFEELAEGLELTGRPFLWVVRPDFTAGLSKDWLDEFQQRVAGTGMIVSWCSQQQVLAHQAVACFVSHCGWNSTMEAVRNGVAVLCWPYFCEQFLDRSYITDVWRTGLAVSAGEDGVVTKEEVRCKLESVIGDADFRKWARRLKDTSWRCISEGGSSHKNFARFVDLLSE